From Woronichinia naegeliana WA131, the proteins below share one genomic window:
- a CDS encoding AAA-like domain-containing protein yields the protein MLDRPIASQSMLTWEQAKAVAEQIFFKRFGEHLKDVEIQVLQGSWEGKTYEKMSDTYFLSVNYLRGDVGNKLWQKLSQALGEEVTKTNFKGALERAALLFNSPLYFMVDTSLAISTSSLESLNLPDGAVSLNSPLYVIRDGVESVCYQAIAKPGALIRIKAPRLMGKTSLMTRILNWGQFLNYQTVYLDLQSVERGIISDLDRFLRWLCFRVGKELALENQLKDRWDTDILGSNDNCTVYFEEYLLPANHYPLLLTLDNIDRIFPFAEVLEDFLGMLRSWHERGKVSSHWKQLRLVIAHSTECYLPLDLNQSPFNAGVPVALLEFNAIQVLSLARMHGLLWEESAIEALMSMVEGHPYLVRLALYEISSGQITLEQLLAEAATEAGIYSNHLRRHLEILQKVPELAKAFQQVVTSLEPVELDSMQIYKLHSLGLVQQQNNQVVPRCNLYRAYFRRVLSA from the coding sequence ATGTTAGATCGTCCTATCGCCTCACAGTCAATGCTGACCTGGGAACAAGCTAAAGCCGTTGCCGAACAAATTTTCTTCAAACGTTTTGGAGAACACTTAAAAGATGTTGAAATACAGGTGCTCCAAGGATCCTGGGAGGGTAAAACCTATGAAAAAATGTCCGATACTTATTTTCTCTCTGTCAATTATCTCAGAGGGGATGTTGGTAATAAGTTATGGCAAAAACTATCACAAGCTTTAGGAGAAGAGGTCACCAAAACAAATTTTAAAGGAGCTTTGGAGAGAGCCGCCCTATTGTTCAATTCTCCTTTATATTTTATGGTTGATACGTCTTTAGCCATTTCTACTTCATCACTAGAGAGTTTGAATTTACCCGATGGTGCCGTTAGTTTGAACTCACCCTTATATGTCATTAGAGATGGAGTTGAATCGGTTTGTTATCAAGCGATCGCCAAACCAGGAGCATTAATTCGGATTAAAGCGCCTAGACTGATGGGTAAAACATCACTAATGACCAGAATCTTGAACTGGGGACAATTTCTGAATTATCAGACGGTGTATTTAGATTTACAAAGTGTGGAGCGAGGAATTATCAGCGATTTGGATAGGTTTTTGCGTTGGCTATGTTTCAGGGTAGGAAAAGAATTAGCACTAGAAAATCAGTTAAAAGATCGTTGGGACACAGACATTTTAGGCAGTAATGATAACTGCACCGTTTATTTTGAGGAATATTTATTGCCTGCAAATCATTATCCCTTGCTTTTAACATTAGATAATATAGATCGAATTTTTCCTTTTGCAGAGGTCTTAGAAGACTTTTTAGGGATGCTAAGAAGTTGGCATGAAAGGGGAAAAGTGTCGTCCCATTGGAAACAATTACGTTTGGTTATAGCCCATTCCACGGAATGTTATCTTCCCTTAGATCTCAATCAATCTCCTTTTAATGCCGGAGTTCCAGTAGCATTATTGGAATTTAATGCCATACAAGTTCTTTCATTAGCCAGAATGCATGGATTGCTCTGGGAAGAATCGGCAATAGAAGCCTTGATGAGCATGGTGGAGGGACATCCCTATCTGGTGCGCTTGGCTCTTTATGAAATTAGTTCTGGACAAATTACACTAGAACAGTTATTGGCAGAAGCCGCGACTGAAGCAGGTATTTATAGTAATCATCTGCGGCGACATTTGGAGATTTTGCAAAAGGTACCTGAATTAGCTAAAGCATTTCAACAGGTGGTCACATCCTTGGAGCCGGTGGAGTTAGATTCAATGCAAATTTATAAGTTACATAGCCTGGGATTAGTGCAACAGCAGAATAATCAGGTTGTGCCTCGCTGTAATTTATATCGAGCGTATTTTCGTCGCGTTTTATCGGCTTAA
- a CDS encoding phycobiliprotein lyase — MQENTFFDFFDCCIGSWQTERTYHYLTHQEVERSRTEFTIATLSNVQKQKVLTDNQYDLIGELGNFPGFNLGFYTLSEKGEEVSQNLNLIFIPLIETPDYLEGDYLRDRAYEEAKPIISHFRFDMAKRELVMTTQYTRVVSVDSITLINPTFRIRRIINYQRPEPGQPLTTPSLVGFGVELKVV; from the coding sequence ATGCAGGAAAACACTTTTTTTGATTTTTTTGATTGCTGTATCGGCAGTTGGCAGACAGAGCGGACTTATCACTATCTCACCCATCAGGAAGTAGAGCGATCGCGCACAGAATTTACCATTGCAACCCTCAGTAATGTTCAGAAACAAAAAGTTTTAACCGATAATCAATATGATCTGATTGGCGAATTAGGCAACTTTCCTGGTTTCAATTTGGGGTTTTATACCCTTTCTGAAAAAGGGGAAGAGGTTTCTCAGAACTTGAATCTGATCTTTATTCCCCTCATTGAAACGCCAGATTACCTAGAAGGAGACTATTTGCGAGATCGGGCCTACGAAGAAGCCAAGCCAATTATTTCCCATTTTCGCTTTGATATGGCCAAACGAGAATTGGTGATGACCACCCAATATACCAGAGTCGTTTCTGTGGATTCGATTACCCTGATTAATCCCACCTTTCGTATTCGTCGCATTATCAATTACCAGCGTCCCGAACCAGGACAACCCTTGACAACTCCAAGCTTAGTGGGTTTTGGGGTGGAATTGAAGGTTGTTTAA
- a CDS encoding TIGR03790 family protein — MLDDFLKIPLLGFCLLNLSGCDWISRQVSPPTQFTAKNLAVIVNEADPLSVQIGEYYQRKRRIAARNIIKISFPPQQTALTPETFKELKAAVDAQTPSMVEGYALTWAAPYRVGCMSITSAFAFGFNPAFCANGCNPTAVNPFFNQETIHPYKHLKIRPTIMLAATNFEQAKQLIDRGVAADETFPTGTAYLLNTTDKARNVRSQFYRFITNSMPFQFDIKEIKGDVLENKTDVMFYFTGLAQVEKLNTLRFRPGAIADHLTSLGGQLTDSSQMSSLRWLEAGATGSYGAVVEPCNFPQKFPYPAILIQSYLNGSTLLESYWKSVAWPGQGVFIGEPLARPFGYIH; from the coding sequence ATGTTAGATGATTTTCTCAAAATTCCCTTACTAGGTTTTTGTTTGCTTAACTTAAGCGGTTGCGATTGGATTAGCCGCCAAGTTTCTCCTCCTACTCAATTTACCGCTAAAAATTTGGCCGTTATTGTCAATGAAGCCGATCCGCTTAGTGTGCAAATTGGAGAATATTATCAAAGAAAACGTCGTATTGCTGCTCGTAATATTATTAAAATTTCCTTTCCGCCTCAACAAACGGCTCTAACACCAGAAACATTTAAGGAATTAAAGGCGGCAGTTGATGCCCAAACTCCTAGCATGGTTGAAGGTTATGCCTTAACCTGGGCGGCTCCCTATCGAGTCGGTTGTATGTCCATTACCAGTGCTTTTGCCTTTGGGTTTAATCCGGCTTTTTGTGCTAATGGCTGCAATCCAACGGCTGTCAATCCTTTTTTTAATCAAGAAACGATTCATCCTTACAAACACTTAAAAATCCGCCCAACCATCATGTTAGCGGCCACCAATTTTGAACAGGCAAAACAATTAATTGATCGCGGTGTGGCGGCGGATGAAACTTTTCCCACCGGAACAGCCTACCTTCTCAATACAACAGATAAAGCTCGTAATGTGCGATCGCAATTTTATCGTTTCATTACTAACTCAATGCCTTTTCAATTTGATATTAAAGAGATTAAAGGTGATGTGCTGGAGAATAAAACCGATGTGATGTTTTACTTTACTGGGTTAGCACAAGTCGAAAAATTAAATACCCTGCGCTTTCGTCCAGGCGCGATCGCCGATCATTTAACCTCCTTAGGCGGACAACTTACCGATAGTAGTCAAATGAGTAGTTTACGATGGTTAGAAGCTGGAGCAACGGGAAGTTATGGGGCAGTAGTAGAACCCTGTAATTTTCCGCAAAAATTTCCCTATCCTGCTATTTTGATTCAATCCTATTTGAATGGTAGTACCCTACTAGAAAGTTACTGGAAAAGTGTTGCTTGGCCAGGTCAAGGCGTATTTATTGGCGAACCGTTAGCGCGTCCTTTTGGCTATATTCATTAG
- a CDS encoding DUF6439 family protein: protein MPLPTAIATDLSTLALAQALAERLVISPQDWHRLKANRKAQASQDLAAAIVYLLNDHPEEALNHIKQAEGWLDRSISAPPCPSHGHNHHTK from the coding sequence ATGCCTCTTCCCACCGCCATTGCCACCGATCTGAGCACCCTTGCTCTAGCCCAAGCCCTCGCCGAACGTTTAGTTATTTCTCCCCAGGATTGGCATCGACTCAAAGCCAACCGTAAAGCCCAAGCCAGTCAAGATCTAGCGGCGGCGATCGTCTATTTACTGAATGATCACCCTGAAGAAGCTCTCAACCATATTAAACAAGCTGAGGGTTGGTTAGATCGCTCCATTTCTGCTCCCCCCTGTCCCAGCCATGGCCATAATCATCACACTAAATAA
- the rplY gene encoding 50S ribosomal protein L25, translating to MSVTTIECQKRPENSNPKALRREGLIPATLYGHNGTESISLTVGSKEAVTLLRYAKANETLVDVKIPDLSWEGKALIREIQSHPWKRTLYHLSFFYVANANSAAAAEA from the coding sequence ATGTCTGTTACTACCATTGAATGTCAAAAACGTCCTGAAAATAGCAATCCGAAAGCCCTACGTCGGGAAGGTTTGATTCCTGCTACGCTTTATGGTCACAATGGCACGGAATCCATTTCCCTGACTGTTGGCTCTAAGGAAGCTGTAACCCTTCTTCGTTATGCTAAAGCCAATGAAACGTTAGTGGATGTCAAAATTCCCGATTTATCCTGGGAAGGCAAGGCGTTAATTCGAGAAATTCAATCTCATCCTTGGAAACGGACGCTTTATCATTTGAGCTTTTTCTATGTGGCTAATGCTAATTCAGCAGCGGCAGCAGAAGCGTAA
- the mazG gene encoding nucleoside triphosphate pyrophosphohydrolase codes for MSSNPSQAILQSLDHLIQVVAKLRSPDGGCPWDLAQTQESLIPYVIEEAYEVVHAIKTGDQKAIAEELGDLLLQVILQAQIAQDNDYFSLQEVAQGITEKLIRRHPHVFGDVTVENVEMVRENWEKIKATEKGLDADTQKRLSLKLERYNQTLPPLLAGTKIAKKAAAVGFEWENIAGVWDKFEEELAEFRAALQTDDQAHQQAELGDLLFTVINLARWYDLDPSEALQGTHQRFIQRLTLMENYSDRPLDTYSLAELENLWQQAKKQLNH; via the coding sequence ATGTCTTCTAACCCTAGTCAGGCCATTTTACAATCCCTCGATCATCTGATTCAAGTGGTCGCTAAACTGCGATCGCCGGATGGTGGTTGTCCCTGGGATTTAGCCCAAACTCAAGAGAGCTTAATTCCCTACGTGATCGAAGAAGCCTATGAAGTTGTTCATGCCATTAAAACAGGGGATCAAAAAGCGATCGCTGAGGAATTAGGAGATTTACTCTTACAGGTGATTTTACAGGCACAAATTGCCCAAGATAACGACTATTTTAGCCTACAGGAAGTGGCACAAGGAATTACGGAAAAACTCATTCGTCGCCATCCCCATGTATTTGGAGATGTAACGGTGGAAAATGTAGAAATGGTACGAGAAAATTGGGAAAAAATTAAAGCCACAGAAAAAGGCTTAGATGCTGATACTCAAAAACGCCTCAGTTTAAAATTAGAACGCTATAACCAAACCTTGCCTCCTCTCCTGGCGGGAACTAAAATTGCCAAAAAAGCGGCAGCCGTGGGTTTTGAATGGGAAAATATTGCGGGGGTTTGGGACAAATTTGAAGAAGAATTAGCTGAATTTCGGGCTGCTTTACAAACCGATGATCAAGCCCATCAGCAAGCCGAATTGGGGGATTTACTCTTCACCGTCATTAACCTGGCTCGTTGGTATGATCTTGATCCTTCTGAAGCTCTTCAGGGAACCCATCAACGTTTTATTCAGCGTCTTACTTTAATGGAAAACTATAGCGATCGCCCCCTAGACACCTATAGCTTGGCAGAACTGGAAAACCTTTGGCAGCAAGCGAAAAAACAACTTAACCATTAA
- the murG gene encoding undecaprenyldiphospho-muramoylpentapeptide beta-N-acetylglucosaminyltransferase produces the protein MSEPIRLLIAASGTGGHLFPALALAQQLPDYQIEWLGVPNRLEQTLVPKEYPLHTIPVAGFQGGLQLKSIKIFWGLVASVFQVRRLLQKQRIDVVCTTGGYIAGPTIVAAKSLGIPVILHEANFIPGKVTYWLGGWCYRVALGFEGTAKYLTRIPTLWVSTPVRSIFRESQPLDLDIPSDRQLIVVAGGSQGAVSVNQKVRPCVAAWVKAGAYVVHLTGQNDPEAEKFSHPHYLALPFYDNMAGLLQRADLAISRSGAGTLTELAVTRTPSILIPYPFAAEDHQRFNAQVFGDRGAAQVYSQNQLTVETLESVVLDLLRSPEKLAQMAEAASRLAVIDSAERLADVVRQAHTV, from the coding sequence ATGTCTGAACCGATTCGTTTACTGATCGCAGCTAGTGGTACAGGAGGACATCTTTTTCCGGCCTTGGCTCTGGCCCAACAGTTACCTGATTACCAGATTGAATGGTTAGGGGTTCCTAATCGTCTTGAACAAACCCTGGTTCCCAAGGAATACCCGTTACATACCATTCCCGTGGCAGGTTTTCAGGGAGGATTGCAACTCAAAAGTATCAAAATTTTTTGGGGTTTAGTGGCCTCAGTTTTTCAAGTTCGTAGATTACTACAAAAGCAACGGATTGATGTCGTTTGTACAACTGGCGGTTATATTGCAGGGCCAACCATTGTTGCCGCTAAAAGTTTAGGCATTCCCGTTATCTTACACGAAGCTAATTTCATTCCAGGCAAAGTGACCTATTGGCTAGGGGGCTGGTGCTATCGAGTGGCATTGGGCTTTGAGGGAACAGCTAAATATTTAACGCGAATTCCTACCCTTTGGGTTAGCACTCCAGTTCGCTCCATTTTTCGGGAATCCCAACCCCTAGATCTGGATATTCCCAGCGATCGCCAGTTAATCGTCGTCGCCGGGGGTTCCCAGGGAGCCGTCTCTGTGAACCAAAAAGTACGTCCCTGTGTGGCTGCCTGGGTGAAAGCGGGGGCCTATGTGGTTCATTTAACCGGACAAAATGATCCTGAAGCGGAAAAATTCAGCCATCCCCATTATCTGGCTTTACCTTTCTATGACAACATGGCCGGATTATTGCAACGGGCTGATTTGGCCATTAGTCGTTCCGGTGCCGGTACTTTAACGGAATTAGCGGTGACTCGCACACCATCGATTTTAATTCCCTATCCCTTTGCGGCGGAAGATCATCAACGTTTTAATGCCCAAGTTTTTGGCGATCGCGGTGCTGCTCAGGTTTATAGTCAAAATCAGCTAACCGTTGAAACCCTAGAAAGCGTTGTCCTAGATTTACTGCGATCGCCGGAAAAATTAGCTCAGATGGCCGAGGCCGCTAGTAGGTTAGCCGTGATAGACAGTGCCGAAAGATTAGCAGACGTAGTGCGTCAAGCCCATACTGTTTAA
- a CDS encoding SufE family protein — MSPMSFPPNLDKIVERFKRHSDPKKRYEQLLWYAKKLEAMPEEAKIPENKVQGCVSQVFITANLKDGKVWYQGDSDAQLVKGLVALLIQGLNGLSPEEIMQVSPDFIEETGLKVSLTPSRANGFYNILQLMKKKAFNLEMS, encoded by the coding sequence ATGTCTCCGATGTCTTTCCCCCCCAACCTTGACAAAATTGTTGAACGCTTTAAACGTCATAGCGATCCCAAAAAACGTTATGAACAACTGCTCTGGTATGCCAAAAAGTTAGAAGCTATGCCAGAAGAAGCTAAAATCCCTGAAAATAAAGTACAGGGCTGTGTTTCTCAAGTCTTTATCACTGCCAATCTTAAGGATGGTAAAGTTTGGTATCAGGGTGATTCCGATGCTCAATTGGTGAAGGGCTTAGTGGCTCTATTGATTCAAGGTTTGAATGGGTTATCACCGGAAGAGATTATGCAAGTTAGTCCTGATTTTATTGAAGAAACGGGTTTAAAAGTCAGTCTGACTCCTTCCCGTGCCAATGGTTTTTATAATATTCTGCAATTGATGAAGAAAAAGGCTTTTAATTTGGAAATGTCCTGA
- the petG gene encoding cytochrome b6-f complex subunit PetG, translated as MIEPLLLGIVLGLIPITLSGLFVAAYLQYKRGNQFNLD; from the coding sequence GTGATTGAACCACTTTTACTGGGCATTGTACTTGGCTTGATTCCCATTACCCTGTCAGGATTATTTGTGGCCGCTTACCTACAATATAAACGGGGTAATCAGTTCAATTTGGATTAG
- a CDS encoding adenylosuccinate synthase, which yields MANVIVIGAQWGDEGKGKITDLLSRSADVVVRPQGGVNAGHTIVVNGQTFKLHLIPSGILYPNTECIIGSGTVIDPKVLLQEIDQLEAFQVSVSQLYISQTAHVTMPYHRLLDQASEERRGKHKIGTTGRGIGPTYADKSERTGIRVVDLMDPKTLRKKLIWTVNYKNVVLEKLYDLPPLDPEVVIQEYLHYAERLRPHVVDSSLKIYDSIQKRKNILFEGAQGTLLDLDHGTYPYVTSSSPVAGGACVGAGIGPTMIDRVIGVAKAYTTRVGEGPFPTELYGELNQHLCDRGAEFGTTTGRRRRCGWFDGVICRYAVRINGLDCLAITKLDVLDELGEIQVCVAYELDGKTCDHFPGNASEFARCKPIYKTLPGWQQSTENCRDLADLPQQALNYLKFLAELMAVPIAIISLGASRDQTIIVEDPIHGPKRALLDANGTPVGHSL from the coding sequence TTGGCTAACGTAATTGTAATCGGCGCTCAGTGGGGCGACGAAGGAAAAGGGAAAATTACGGATTTATTGAGTCGGTCAGCCGATGTGGTCGTTCGTCCCCAGGGGGGAGTTAATGCCGGACATACCATTGTCGTAAATGGTCAGACTTTTAAGCTGCACCTCATTCCATCGGGGATTCTTTACCCTAACACGGAATGTATTATTGGTTCAGGAACCGTGATTGATCCGAAAGTCCTTTTGCAGGAGATTGATCAGCTAGAAGCCTTTCAGGTTTCCGTTTCACAGTTGTATATCTCCCAGACGGCCCACGTTACGATGCCTTATCATCGTCTTTTGGATCAAGCATCCGAGGAACGACGGGGTAAGCATAAAATTGGTACGACAGGGAGAGGCATTGGCCCCACCTATGCGGATAAGTCGGAACGGACGGGGATTCGGGTCGTTGATCTGATGGATCCGAAAACCCTACGCAAAAAGTTGATCTGGACGGTCAATTATAAAAATGTTGTTTTAGAAAAGCTGTACGATCTTCCCCCCCTTGACCCCGAAGTTGTTATCCAAGAGTATCTGCATTATGCGGAGCGGTTACGCCCCCATGTGGTGGATAGTTCTTTGAAGATTTATGATTCTATTCAAAAACGGAAAAATATTCTGTTTGAGGGGGCACAAGGGACGTTACTTGATCTCGATCATGGCACCTATCCCTATGTAACTTCCTCTAGTCCGGTAGCGGGGGGAGCCTGTGTGGGGGCAGGGATTGGCCCAACGATGATTGATCGGGTAATCGGGGTCGCTAAAGCCTATACCACCCGTGTGGGGGAAGGGCCGTTTCCGACCGAACTATATGGCGAACTAAATCAGCATCTTTGCGATCGCGGAGCTGAGTTTGGGACAACCACTGGTCGTCGTCGCCGTTGCGGTTGGTTTGATGGGGTGATTTGTCGTTATGCAGTACGAATCAATGGTTTGGATTGTTTAGCGATTACCAAGTTAGATGTCCTAGACGAGCTGGGAGAGATTCAAGTTTGTGTGGCCTATGAACTAGATGGTAAAACCTGCGATCATTTTCCTGGCAATGCCAGTGAGTTTGCCCGTTGCAAGCCTATTTATAAAACTCTGCCTGGTTGGCAACAATCGACGGAAAACTGTCGCGACTTGGCGGATTTACCCCAACAAGCTTTAAATTACCTGAAATTTCTGGCGGAGTTGATGGCGGTTCCGATTGCGATCATTTCTCTCGGTGCGAGTCGGGATCAAACGATTATTGTGGAAGACCCGATCCATGGGCCAAAGCGTGCTTTGTTGGATGCAAATGGTACGCCAGTGGGTCATAGCCTTTAA
- a CDS encoding DUF4340 domain-containing protein: MPKTTLILGGMAILLAGGVTFQEMQRNATPPPIATTTKHFDFTPDTIQAIAIEHKGQILKLYRGSEAKPTWKMDQPTPVEVSEPAVSFLSNLLVDSQSDRDFTTDAKKLQEYGLVQPQGKLIIQLKNGKTHYLLLGNADFKGDSLYAIVDPPDPPTAQVKIRLVSRTFQDLIQRSLQDWRKVDSSQPNPAPSPQSPSPPTSQSPQD; the protein is encoded by the coding sequence TTGCCCAAAACGACTTTAATCCTAGGCGGTATGGCAATTTTGCTGGCAGGGGGAGTTACGTTTCAGGAGATGCAACGGAATGCTACTCCGCCACCGATCGCGACAACGACGAAGCATTTTGATTTTACTCCCGATACTATTCAGGCGATCGCCATTGAGCATAAAGGCCAAATTTTAAAACTGTACCGAGGTTCCGAAGCTAAACCGACCTGGAAAATGGATCAACCAACACCCGTGGAAGTTAGTGAACCGGCTGTCAGTTTTTTGAGTAATCTGTTAGTGGATAGTCAAAGCGATCGCGATTTCACAACTGATGCCAAGAAATTGCAGGAATATGGTTTAGTGCAACCTCAAGGCAAACTGATCATTCAACTCAAGAATGGCAAAACCCATTATCTGCTGCTCGGTAATGCTGATTTTAAAGGTGATTCCCTCTATGCAATTGTTGATCCTCCCGATCCACCAACCGCCCAAGTAAAAATCCGTTTAGTCTCCAGAACCTTTCAAGATCTCATCCAGCGATCACTCCAGGATTGGCGCAAAGTCGATAGCTCTCAACCCAATCCAGCCCCATCTCCCCAGTCTCCCTCTCCCCCCACCTCCCAGTCTCCCCAAGATTAA
- a CDS encoding FAD-dependent oxidoreductase — translation MTFNYDLVILGATLEGIYAAQAAIQFPDKRIALVTQGFSPQAAIAASSFRRYFSLLSGSDIIYQTAMVEENLSLLAAQGVDIIQAQGIFTQTPSLVLEVENRYLRSRAYLLAMGSEPDFSELSQFSQTTFPKPIWTAQTLDNSTDWQEGNDWVIIGAKPLGIELAHHLATLEKKVTLSTRNSHLLPQEDRESAHFLQSSLEAIGVKILLKTDVQAIQSQTAQFQMEIRDHFLEQDFLLNNIDHIFWAQKNKVNLGGLNLAEIGVQFNKNRLVVNPQLQTHCPEIYAIGSAIAGYDLPSLAQYEARLVLQNTLVGKQAAVNYYPIPVCLTEAPQFARVGLTEAQAQGFYGNQYQVKRSRFSTFSAQSKSQPSGFCKLILDPQQQIIGTHLIGDHAKAWINVFALVIAQKLRLNDLQNLNLPGLELT, via the coding sequence ATGACTTTTAACTACGATTTAGTGATTCTAGGAGCCACCTTAGAAGGCATCTACGCAGCCCAAGCAGCGATTCAATTTCCCGACAAACGGATTGCCTTAGTAACCCAGGGATTCTCACCCCAAGCAGCGATCGCGGCCTCCTCTTTTCGTCGGTATTTTTCGTTATTGAGTGGCTCAGATATCATTTATCAAACTGCGATGGTAGAGGAAAATTTATCTCTATTAGCTGCCCAGGGAGTGGATATTATTCAAGCTCAGGGAATTTTTACCCAAACGCCAAGTCTTGTTTTAGAAGTGGAGAATCGATACTTGCGATCGCGAGCCTACTTATTAGCAATGGGATCGGAACCTGATTTTTCGGAGCTATCACAATTTTCTCAAACTACTTTTCCCAAACCGATTTGGACAGCGCAAACTCTAGACAATAGTACGGATTGGCAAGAGGGGAATGATTGGGTCATTATCGGGGCAAAACCGTTAGGAATTGAATTGGCCCATCATTTAGCCACTTTAGAAAAAAAAGTAACTTTGAGCACTCGTAATTCCCATCTTTTGCCCCAGGAGGATCGCGAATCTGCTCATTTTTTACAGTCATCGTTAGAGGCGATCGGCGTTAAAATTTTGCTCAAAACCGATGTGCAAGCCATTCAATCCCAAACAGCACAATTTCAGATGGAAATTCGAGATCATTTTTTAGAACAGGATTTCCTATTAAATAATATTGATCATATTTTCTGGGCGCAGAAAAACAAAGTAAATTTAGGCGGCTTAAATTTAGCAGAGATCGGTGTTCAGTTTAACAAAAATCGTCTGGTTGTTAATCCCCAATTGCAAACTCATTGTCCTGAAATTTATGCCATTGGATCAGCGATCGCCGGTTATGATCTGCCCAGTTTAGCTCAATATGAAGCTCGTCTTGTGCTGCAAAATACGCTGGTGGGAAAACAAGCGGCTGTTAACTATTATCCCATTCCTGTTTGTTTGACCGAGGCTCCTCAATTTGCCAGGGTGGGTTTAACCGAAGCCCAGGCGCAAGGGTTTTATGGTAATCAGTATCAAGTCAAGCGATCGCGTTTTTCTACGTTTTCTGCTCAATCAAAAAGTCAACCGTCAGGATTTTGTAAGCTCATTTTAGATCCTCAGCAACAAATTATTGGCACTCATCTTATTGGTGATCACGCCAAAGCTTGGATCAATGTCTTTGCTTTAGTGATCGCCCAAAAACTTCGTCTCAATGATCTGCAAAATCTCAATTTACCTGGGTTAGAATTAACGTAA
- the rsmI gene encoding 16S rRNA (cytidine(1402)-2'-O)-methyltransferase, with product MSSGKLYLVGTPIGNLEDMTFRAIKTLNQVDLIAAEDTRHTGKLLQHFQIKTPQISYHDHSHQSRLETLLDYLAQGQDLALVSDAGMPGISDPGYELVQACLGKQIEVIPIPGVTALITALVASGLPTDRFIFEGFLPTKGKERGDRLEKLATEPRTLLFYEAPHRLLETLIDLKLILGTNRSVVTGRELTKFHEEFWYGNLGEAVDYYQNTMQPKGEFTLVVAGQPENENLPPSESVLKAELAQLIAQGMSRSQASRHLAELTQLPRRQLYQLTLNLEVPNP from the coding sequence ATGTCATCAGGCAAACTCTATCTCGTCGGCACTCCCATTGGTAATTTAGAAGATATGACCTTTCGAGCTATTAAGACCTTAAATCAGGTGGATCTGATTGCGGCAGAAGATACTCGACATACGGGCAAATTATTACAACATTTTCAAATTAAAACCCCTCAAATTAGTTATCATGATCACAGTCATCAATCTCGCCTAGAAACCCTGTTAGATTACCTAGCCCAGGGACAAGACTTAGCTTTGGTCAGTGACGCAGGAATGCCTGGTATTTCCGATCCGGGCTATGAATTAGTGCAAGCCTGTTTAGGCAAACAAATTGAAGTGATTCCCATTCCGGGGGTGACAGCTTTAATTACGGCTCTAGTGGCTTCTGGCTTACCAACAGATCGCTTTATTTTTGAAGGATTTTTGCCCACAAAAGGAAAAGAAAGAGGCGATCGCCTGGAAAAATTAGCGACAGAACCTCGTACCTTATTATTTTATGAAGCTCCCCATCGTTTGCTAGAAACATTAATAGATTTAAAACTAATCCTAGGAACAAATCGTTCGGTAGTGACAGGTCGAGAATTGACGAAATTTCACGAAGAATTTTGGTATGGTAATCTAGGAGAAGCGGTTGATTATTATCAAAATACCATGCAACCTAAGGGAGAATTTACCTTAGTTGTAGCGGGTCAACCTGAAAATGAGAATCTTCCACCTTCAGAGTCGGTTTTGAAAGCAGAATTGGCCCAATTAATTGCCCAGGGAATGAGTCGCTCCCAAGCCAGCCGTCATTTAGCTGAACTCACCCAATTACCCCGCCGTCAACTTTATCAATTAACCTTAAACTTAGAAGTTCCTAACCCTTAA